One Nitrospinota bacterium genomic region harbors:
- a CDS encoding trypsin-like peptidase domain-containing protein, whose amino-acid sequence MRPCRLRPILFGPLFCLIASVAAVGPALGADRLWREATPPKGPTVLTSHHFSRLARQVNPAVVSILTTQLRRGERNIGLPLIPFRLRVPATSHGKSLGSGFLIHPSGYILTSDHVVADAEAVHVMLKDDQKPREARVVARDPSREVALLKVTSPEPLPTLALGDSDRIAIGELVMAVGNPLGLSHTVTTGIISAKGRIIDEKAQRSYDLLQTDASINPGNSGGPLVDLGGRVIGINTAIAARAQGIGFAVPINVAKEFLARLPGP is encoded by the coding sequence ATGCGACCGTGCAGGCTTAGGCCCATCTTATTCGGGCCGCTTTTTTGTCTGATAGCATCTGTGGCGGCCGTCGGGCCCGCGCTGGGAGCCGACCGCCTATGGCGGGAAGCCACACCGCCGAAGGGGCCAACGGTTCTTACCAGCCACCATTTCTCCAGGCTCGCCCGGCAGGTCAACCCGGCGGTGGTGAGCATTTTAACCACCCAGCTACGCCGAGGCGAGCGCAACATCGGGCTTCCCCTCATCCCCTTTCGCCTCCGGGTGCCGGCTACCTCCCACGGCAAGAGCCTGGGAAGCGGGTTTCTCATCCATCCCAGCGGCTACATCCTAACGAGCGACCATGTGGTGGCCGACGCCGAGGCCGTCCACGTGATGCTCAAGGACGACCAGAAGCCGAGGGAGGCCCGAGTCGTGGCCCGCGACCCGAGCCGGGAGGTGGCCCTCCTTAAGGTCACCTCCCCCGAACCCCTGCCGACCCTCGCCCTGGGTGACAGCGATCGGATCGCAATCGGAGAGCTCGTGATGGCTGTGGGCAACCCTCTGGGGCTTTCCCACACAGTCACGACGGGCATCATCAGCGCCAAGGGGCGCATTATTGACGAGAAGGCCCAGCGCTCCTACGACCTCCTTCAGACCGACGCCTCCATCAACCCGGGCAACTCCGGCGGGCCGCTGGTCGATTTAGGAGGGAGGGTCATCGGAATTAACACCGCGATTGCGGCCAGGGCCCAAGGAATCGGCTTCGCCGTGCCCATAAACGTCGCCAAGGAGTTTTTGGCCCGTCTCCCAGGGCCTTAA
- the purM gene encoding phosphoribosylformylglycinamidine cyclo-ligase, producing the protein MVKNKPITYEDAGVTSADALALLLKSLDKVSGLGAPQRLDIGTFANVVEIGPNLGVALATDGVGTKILIAQMMDKYDTIGIDCVAMNVNDLLCVGATPITMVDYLAVQVPHERLLEEIGIGLAEGARQANINICGGELAQIKPMIDGVRPDWGFDLVGTAIGLVKLDEIIAGHAIQDGDIVLGISSNGLHCNGYSLARKVLLERRGLKVDSYVPELGVSLGEELLKETFIYVSEVVEVLQSDIPVKGLAHITGDGFGNLSRSATSMGFVIDNLPEEQTHPIFHVIRESGPVELHEMFQVFNMGIGFCVIVSKDDVSRAKTILAMSGRNISEIGYVDSSLSKEVKIEPFEIKWDHSSKRFSPF; encoded by the coding sequence ATGGTGAAGAATAAACCCATCACTTACGAAGACGCAGGGGTCACAAGCGCTGATGCCTTGGCTCTTCTCCTGAAATCCCTCGATAAAGTCAGCGGATTGGGAGCGCCGCAGCGGTTGGATATAGGAACCTTCGCCAATGTTGTGGAGATCGGCCCGAATCTTGGGGTCGCGCTTGCCACCGACGGCGTTGGAACGAAAATCCTGATAGCGCAAATGATGGATAAATACGATACCATCGGGATCGACTGTGTCGCCATGAATGTCAACGACCTACTCTGTGTAGGCGCAACGCCTATCACCATGGTCGATTACCTGGCCGTTCAGGTTCCCCATGAAAGGCTATTGGAGGAGATAGGAATTGGTTTGGCCGAGGGCGCCAGACAAGCGAACATCAATATCTGCGGCGGCGAATTGGCGCAAATCAAGCCCATGATTGACGGTGTGAGGCCTGATTGGGGCTTCGACCTCGTTGGGACGGCTATTGGCCTCGTAAAGCTTGACGAAATAATCGCGGGCCATGCCATCCAAGATGGTGACATTGTCCTCGGGATATCGAGCAACGGCTTACACTGCAACGGGTACTCGCTGGCCAGAAAGGTATTGCTCGAACGGCGGGGCTTGAAAGTAGACTCGTATGTTCCTGAATTGGGCGTCTCCCTTGGAGAGGAATTGTTGAAGGAGACGTTCATCTACGTGAGCGAAGTGGTCGAGGTTCTCCAATCGGATATACCCGTCAAAGGGCTCGCACATATTACAGGCGATGGATTCGGAAATCTTTCACGGTCAGCGACATCTATGGGGTTCGTTATTGATAATCTACCGGAAGAGCAGACCCACCCAATATTCCATGTAATCCGAGAAAGCGGCCCTGTGGAGCTTCATGAAATGTTTCAGGTCTTCAATATGGGTATTGGGTTTTGCGTCATCGTCTCTAAAGATGACGTGTCTCGGGCTAAAACGATCCTCGCCATGTCAGGCCGTAATATCTCAGAGATCGGATACGTTGATAGCTCCTTATCCAAGGAAGTGAAAATAGAGCCCTTCGAAATAAAGTGGGATCATTCAAGCAAACGATTCTCCCCATTTTGA
- a CDS encoding NAD+ synthase: MKSTFQTPALEWLKINPALAETMLNGFIRDEVTKMSFSRVVLGLSGGVDSSLCALLAARALGPENVTAIMMPYKSSAPESVEHARQVVSQSGIHSLHIEITPMIDAYFESCPDADQNRRGNKMARERMTILYDHSALLKALVLGTSNKSELLLGYGTLYGDMASALNPIGDLYKSQVWQLAEWMGVPAEVIGKAPSADLWVGQTDEGELGFGYPDVDQLLYYLVDRRHSPEECVEAGFPDDFVRRVVGMVQGSQFKRRPPVIAKISDRTIEADFRYARDWGR, translated from the coding sequence ATGAAGTCTACCTTTCAGACCCCGGCCTTGGAGTGGCTGAAGATCAACCCAGCCCTGGCCGAGACGATGCTCAACGGTTTTATCCGAGATGAGGTCACCAAGATGAGCTTCTCCCGGGTGGTACTGGGGCTCTCGGGCGGGGTGGATTCGAGCCTCTGTGCCCTGCTCGCCGCCCGGGCCCTGGGCCCTGAGAACGTAACCGCCATCATGATGCCGTACAAGTCCTCGGCCCCAGAGAGCGTGGAGCACGCCCGGCAGGTCGTAAGCCAGTCGGGCATCCACTCCCTCCACATTGAGATTACCCCCATGATCGATGCCTACTTCGAGAGCTGTCCCGATGCCGACCAGAACCGGCGGGGGAACAAAATGGCCCGCGAGCGCATGACCATCCTCTACGACCACTCAGCCCTCCTGAAGGCTCTCGTTCTTGGCACCAGCAACAAGAGCGAGCTCCTGCTCGGCTACGGTACCCTTTACGGCGATATGGCCAGCGCCCTAAACCCCATCGGTGATCTTTACAAGAGCCAGGTCTGGCAGCTCGCCGAGTGGATGGGAGTGCCCGCCGAGGTCATCGGCAAGGCCCCCTCGGCCGACCTATGGGTGGGCCAGACCGACGAGGGTGAGCTGGGCTTCGGCTACCCCGACGTGGACCAGCTTCTCTACTACCTGGTGGATAGACGCCACAGCCCCGAGGAGTGCGTGGAGGCAGGATTCCCTGATGACTTCGTCCGCCGCGTGGTGGGGATGGTCCAGGGTAGTCAGTTCAAGCGGCGCCCGCCCGTAATCGCTAAAATATCCGACCGGACAATCGAGGCCGACTTCCGCTACGCCCGCGACTGGGGGCGGTAG
- a CDS encoding class I SAM-dependent methyltransferase has product MSKLERRTSTQFRWWAPLYDGNPLQWFLFRPAHGLVMREIESLGRSDLAVLDVGCGTGVLLRSLKDAFPKSVVWGLDLSPHMLARAVPKRIDHDPFHVTRGDSEFLPFAEGSFDVVVCSNSFHHYPRQGKVVNEMARVLKPGGIACVVDGSIDGPLGKLIFRGIVETVERNVHHCSKPEFAELFQRAGFRGIRHTSIFRGLPLVMTIGVSNTP; this is encoded by the coding sequence TTGAGTAAGCTCGAGAGGCGCACCAGCACTCAATTTAGGTGGTGGGCGCCCCTATACGATGGCAACCCCCTCCAGTGGTTTCTCTTTCGACCCGCTCACGGCCTGGTGATGCGGGAGATCGAGTCGCTCGGGCGCTCCGACCTTGCTGTGCTCGATGTGGGTTGCGGCACGGGTGTGCTGCTTAGGAGCCTCAAGGACGCATTCCCAAAAAGCGTCGTCTGGGGCCTTGACCTTTCTCCCCACATGCTGGCCCGGGCGGTGCCCAAGAGGATCGACCACGACCCCTTTCACGTTACCCGCGGCGATAGCGAATTTCTGCCCTTCGCCGAAGGGAGCTTCGATGTCGTGGTCTGCTCCAATTCCTTCCACCATTACCCCCGCCAGGGGAAGGTGGTAAATGAGATGGCTCGCGTGCTCAAGCCCGGCGGAATTGCGTGCGTCGTTGACGGCTCCATAGACGGACCGCTGGGCAAACTCATCTTCCGCGGAATTGTCGAGACTGTGGAGAGGAACGTGCACCACTGCTCGAAGCCCGAATTCGCGGAGCTCTTTCAACGGGCCGGCTTCAGGGGCATCCGCCACACCTCCATCTTCCGGGGTCTGCCCTTAGTAATGACGATAGGCGTCTCCAACACCCCGTGA
- a CDS encoding tetratricopeptide repeat protein produces MTYPRRGYAGYHGVFGVVMTGDRGFIRFVYSALAVMVIIVFVADAFFSPLQPPPPPQPTPETLTYNEELSWGTMVLHYLLGLFISGLIMLLAIYRDGTIQRRLFRWRWSLWQKHGQAALVGEEPQGWIIRRLARLFDPTQARLDTFYQWLAEANSAFEEGRLETAVETYRRAAILRPTSVVARVNLGAALGRLGRHAEALEVFRQVLASDGTNGDALKNAAVALVRIGRPAEAEAILAPHLATHGRDAEAWWLAALCRAADPEAGAIEVAEALERACRLQPSRRDAIGGESAFGPYLTHPAIRALLPSAPVEV; encoded by the coding sequence ATGACCTATCCCCGCAGGGGCTACGCTGGCTACCACGGCGTTTTCGGGGTTGTGATGACCGGCGATCGGGGCTTCATCCGTTTCGTTTACTCCGCCCTGGCCGTGATGGTCATCATCGTCTTTGTGGCGGACGCCTTCTTTAGCCCCCTCCAGCCGCCTCCGCCACCCCAACCCACGCCCGAAACCCTCACCTACAACGAAGAGCTCAGCTGGGGGACGATGGTCCTCCACTACCTCTTAGGGTTGTTCATCTCCGGGCTCATCATGCTCCTGGCCATCTACCGGGATGGAACCATCCAGCGGCGCTTGTTTCGGTGGCGCTGGTCCCTCTGGCAGAAACACGGGCAGGCCGCCCTCGTTGGAGAGGAGCCCCAGGGGTGGATTATCCGGCGGCTGGCGCGGCTTTTCGATCCCACCCAGGCCCGCCTCGACACGTTCTACCAGTGGCTCGCCGAGGCTAACTCCGCTTTCGAGGAGGGACGGCTCGAGACGGCCGTCGAGACTTACCGCAGGGCTGCCATCCTGAGACCGACCTCGGTCGTCGCCAGGGTGAACCTGGGGGCGGCCCTAGGGCGGCTGGGCCGTCACGCAGAGGCCCTAGAGGTCTTCCGGCAGGTGCTGGCCTCCGATGGGACCAACGGTGATGCCTTAAAAAACGCCGCCGTGGCCCTGGTTAGGATTGGCCGTCCAGCCGAGGCCGAGGCGATCCTCGCTCCCCACCTCGCAACTCACGGACGGGACGCCGAAGCCTGGTGGCTGGCGGCATTGTGCCGTGCCGCCGACCCAGAGGCGGGAGCTATCGAGGTGGCCGAGGCGCTCGAGCGGGCCTGCCGCCTGCAACCCTCTCGGAGGGACGCCATCGGCGGCGAGTCGGCTTTCGGGCCCTACCTGACCCACCCAGCTATTAGAGCCCTGCTGCCCTCCGCTCCCGTAGAAGTGTAA
- a CDS encoding BrnT family toxin has product MFIDYLEWDEAVVGKIIAEHQVDPEEVEEVIWDSDFLTRRVGKNRFMILGKTLSGRHLVIILDRLRKGDFKPVTAREMTSKEKKSFRRAR; this is encoded by the coding sequence ATGTTTATTGACTACCTCGAGTGGGACGAGGCGGTAGTAGGGAAGATAATCGCAGAACATCAAGTCGATCCAGAGGAGGTAGAAGAAGTCATCTGGGACAGCGATTTTCTGACAAGGCGTGTTGGGAAAAATAGGTTCATGATTTTGGGAAAGACCCTATCTGGTCGGCATTTGGTTATAATTCTAGATAGATTGAGAAAAGGTGATTTCAAGCCGGTAACGGCTCGAGAAATGACCTCCAAAGAAAAGAAGTCATTTCGAAGGGCAAGGTGA
- a CDS encoding DUF4268 domain-containing protein: MSIGKLESIQLRELWKHEERDFSAWLENNIDALEDVLDISLTAVQRGKKAGPFQVDLVAEDGDGNLVIIENQLERTDHDHLGKVLTYLTNLEAKTAIWITSEPRPEHIRSVAWLNEATPVDIAFYLVRLAAYSIGDSLPAPFFTVIVAPSEEAKEIGGDKKELAERHKLRKQFWKQLLDRAIEKGVTLHASISPGTGNWISAGAGKAGLSFIYGVWLKEKTAVELYIDTGDNDQNKRIFDRFHSKKEEIEADFGSPLLWERLDERRASRIRAFILKGGLKDDETSWVSIQDAMIDTMERFSKAIKPHIQSLRE; this comes from the coding sequence ATGTCTATAGGCAAACTCGAAAGTATTCAACTACGTGAATTATGGAAGCACGAGGAGCGCGACTTTTCTGCTTGGCTAGAGAACAATATTGATGCACTAGAAGATGTTCTGGACATATCCCTCACCGCAGTGCAGCGAGGAAAGAAAGCTGGACCGTTTCAGGTTGATCTCGTCGCCGAGGATGGTGACGGAAATCTCGTTATTATAGAGAACCAACTCGAAAGAACAGATCACGACCATCTCGGAAAGGTGCTGACCTATCTTACTAACCTTGAAGCGAAGACCGCCATCTGGATAACGAGTGAACCACGTCCTGAGCACATTAGGTCTGTTGCATGGCTCAACGAGGCGACCCCAGTAGACATTGCTTTTTACCTCGTCCGTTTGGCGGCTTATAGTATTGGCGATTCCCTCCCAGCGCCTTTCTTCACAGTCATCGTCGCTCCCAGTGAAGAGGCAAAGGAAATAGGGGGAGATAAGAAGGAACTCGCAGAAAGGCATAAACTTCGCAAGCAATTTTGGAAACAACTCCTGGACCGGGCAATAGAAAAGGGTGTTACGCTTCATGCCAGCATTTCTCCGGGTACGGGCAATTGGATTAGCGCTGGGGCGGGCAAGGCCGGGTTAAGTTTTATCTATGGGGTTTGGCTCAAGGAAAAGACGGCTGTCGAATTATACATTGATACGGGAGATAACGACCAGAACAAACGCATCTTTGACCGCTTTCATTCTAAGAAGGAAGAGATAGAAGCAGACTTTGGTAGTCCCCTCCTTTGGGAACGCCTTGACGAGAGGCGTGCTTCGCGAATTCGGGCATTCATTCTAAAGGGTGGCCTGAAAGACGACGAAACCAGTTGGGTGTCTATTCAGGATGCGATGATTGATACTATGGAACGCTTCTCAAAAGCTATAAAACCCCATATTCAGTCTTTGCGTGAGTGA
- a CDS encoding site-specific DNA-methyltransferase, whose protein sequence is MNLDDLLREHLSPELANLKNPQTDIPKIAKNPQAIQSIQSAISHLSTTHTLYLRDAREMDIIDNESTHLVVTSPPYWNLKEYPSRRGQLGSITDYELFLESLLPIWKHCFRILVKGGRLVIVVGDVCLSRRKHGRHMVVPLHASIQEQCRGLGFDNLAPIIWYKITNAQYEVENGSRFLGKPYEPNAIIKNDIEYILMQRKPGGYRRPSVAARLLSVISEENHREWFQQIWTIPGESTRNHPAPFPLDLAGRLVRMFSFAGDTVVDPFMGTGTTNLAAAKWGRNSIGFEIHPSYLDHAHKRLSSKTSGLFSSAALRVVSST, encoded by the coding sequence ATGAATCTGGACGATCTGCTTCGTGAGCATCTTTCGCCAGAACTAGCCAATCTCAAGAATCCCCAAACGGATATACCCAAGATAGCCAAAAACCCCCAAGCTATCCAATCCATTCAATCTGCAATATCCCACCTTTCAACGACTCATACACTGTATCTTCGTGACGCCCGAGAAATGGATATTATAGACAACGAAAGCACCCATCTCGTCGTAACGTCCCCGCCTTACTGGAACCTCAAAGAGTACCCATCTCGTCGTGGGCAACTTGGGTCTATCACTGATTACGAATTGTTTCTCGAATCGTTGCTGCCCATTTGGAAGCATTGTTTCCGCATCCTCGTCAAAGGAGGACGTTTGGTAATCGTTGTAGGCGATGTATGCCTGTCCCGCCGCAAACACGGACGACATATGGTCGTTCCACTTCACGCCTCAATTCAAGAGCAGTGTCGAGGCCTGGGCTTCGATAACCTAGCACCCATCATATGGTACAAGATCACGAACGCTCAATACGAGGTTGAAAATGGCTCTCGATTTCTCGGGAAACCTTACGAGCCCAACGCGATCATTAAGAATGATATTGAGTATATTCTCATGCAGCGAAAGCCAGGGGGTTACCGTAGGCCTTCGGTGGCTGCCAGACTCCTAAGCGTCATCTCGGAAGAAAACCACCGAGAATGGTTTCAGCAAATCTGGACAATTCCTGGAGAATCAACGAGAAATCATCCCGCACCGTTCCCCTTAGATTTAGCTGGGCGATTGGTGCGCATGTTCAGCTTCGCCGGCGATACGGTGGTCGACCCCTTCATGGGGACGGGAACGACGAATCTGGCTGCGGCAAAGTGGGGCAGAAACAGCATAGGATTTGAAATTCATCCCTCTTACCTTGATCATGCGCACAAGAGGCTGAGCTCCAAGACCAGCGGACTGTTCTCCTCTGCGGCCCTCAGGGTCGTCTCCTCTACATAG
- a CDS encoding carbon-nitrogen hydrolase yields MGGGKGRWGSRLPVTSCFEDGYIALLCLLIVSPASPLVAWTRPFVLPSLHRERRRCRVPTITIGLGQIQPTLGDVEKNRAIVRDVIERARAAGVDLLVFPELALTGYFLKDIVPYAACTRDSPALAEIAEASNSMAIILGYVEEGPQHLYYNAASLFDGGLPVHHHRKVYLPTYGMFEEQRYFAQGDRFRAADTRFGRMGLALCEDLWHTSAAYCLWQDGADLLVILASSPGRGITEADRLTITETWERLTANYAQMYSQVVIFVNRVGYEDGVNFWGGSEVLGPDGRRLLKAPYFEEAFVTCKVDLAEIRRRRIIDTTLRDEDLSITLRELQRILEARQQ; encoded by the coding sequence ATGGGGGGTGGCAAGGGGCGTTGGGGGTCGAGGCTTCCGGTAACATCCTGTTTTGAGGATGGTTATATAGCACTGTTGTGCTTACTCATTGTCTCCCCCGCTTCTCCCCTCGTTGCCTGGACGCGGCCCTTTGTGCTACCATCGCTCCACCGAGAGAGGCGGAGGTGTCGAGTGCCAACTATCACAATCGGCCTCGGTCAGATTCAACCCACCCTGGGAGATGTGGAGAAGAATCGGGCCATCGTGCGCGATGTAATCGAGCGGGCGCGCGCCGCTGGGGTCGACCTCCTCGTGTTTCCCGAGCTGGCCCTGACCGGCTACTTTCTAAAGGATATTGTCCCATACGCCGCCTGCACGAGGGATAGCCCCGCCCTGGCCGAGATCGCCGAGGCGAGCAACTCGATGGCCATCATCCTCGGCTACGTCGAAGAGGGCCCCCAGCACCTCTACTACAACGCCGCATCGCTGTTCGACGGCGGCCTCCCCGTCCACCACCATCGAAAGGTCTACCTGCCCACGTACGGTATGTTCGAAGAGCAGCGCTACTTCGCTCAGGGCGACCGCTTCCGTGCTGCCGATACCCGCTTCGGTCGCATGGGGCTTGCGCTGTGCGAAGACCTCTGGCACACCTCGGCGGCATATTGCCTCTGGCAGGACGGCGCCGACCTGCTGGTTATCCTAGCTTCTAGCCCGGGCCGGGGCATTACCGAGGCCGACCGCCTCACTATCACCGAGACCTGGGAGCGGCTCACCGCCAATTACGCTCAGATGTATTCCCAGGTCGTCATCTTCGTCAACCGAGTGGGCTACGAAGACGGCGTCAATTTCTGGGGCGGCTCGGAGGTTCTGGGGCCCGACGGCCGTCGGCTGCTCAAGGCTCCCTACTTCGAGGAGGCCTTTGTAACCTGCAAGGTGGACTTGGCAGAAATCCGCCGCCGCCGAATTATCGACACGACCCTGCGCGACGAGGACCTCTCCATTACCCTCCGAGAGCTTCAGCGAATCTTAGAGGCCCGCCAGCAATGA
- the vanZ gene encoding VanZ family protein, which translates to MPKPLGRWLVVALYCGLIFYLSSLPSEELPLPPLFWWSDKVLHALEYAVLSFLLGRALGIEGRKGVLIAVVIASLYGLTDEFHQSFVPGRDATAGDWLADTVGAALVHWRGAWRRD; encoded by the coding sequence ATGCCGAAGCCCCTTGGTCGCTGGTTGGTCGTTGCCCTCTACTGTGGGCTCATATTCTATCTCTCCTCCCTCCCTTCGGAGGAACTTCCACTCCCTCCCCTATTTTGGTGGTCGGACAAGGTGCTTCACGCCCTGGAGTACGCCGTCTTGAGTTTCTTGCTCGGACGGGCGTTGGGAATTGAAGGAAGGAAGGGAGTGCTCATCGCAGTCGTCATAGCGTCCCTCTACGGACTCACCGACGAGTTTCATCAATCGTTCGTCCCCGGCCGCGACGCGACCGCAGGGGATTGGCTCGCCGATACTGTGGGGGCTGCGCTGGTTCACTGGCGGGGGGCCTGGAGGCGGGATTGA
- a CDS encoding DUF2088 domain-containing protein — MTPRSPISTASLSLPYGEVCLAVEPKGPAVALGARPTPPVADVLSAVREAILCPVESAPLEQMARGARSVVVVLADATRRLPQGPMLEAALEALEGREVTLLVGGGLHGPSPLDAMGLPEEILRRLPIHQHDGRDRRSLVDMGLLGSTPGLDLSWVASQVGLGLKDAWRRPTARGLAGRLSRGLLAIRAAAPNRLSINRLCAEADLIVALGQITPHFLTGYSGGIKAVVPGAAGRSTIVGNHLKILHASARAGLVEGNVVRAELERSVSLLPPIFIVNVVPAADGQPASFVAGHPVGAHRAGVEIARSIYEVETPRAEAVIVGASHPRTINLFQLLKVLPAAARVVRPGGGICVAGPCPAGLGAKTLLRQILFPCYMDALLPPGVELTLLSGVPPRVAAAATPFRSVASLDEAVGRLRGRAGPEGLLAVMDGSGPIVPLTDGARREG; from the coding sequence GTGACGCCTCGCTCTCCGATTTCCACCGCGTCCTTGAGCCTGCCCTACGGTGAAGTTTGCCTCGCGGTAGAACCGAAAGGCCCGGCCGTAGCCTTGGGCGCCAGGCCCACTCCGCCGGTGGCGGACGTGCTCTCCGCCGTACGGGAGGCCATCTTATGCCCGGTTGAAAGCGCTCCACTGGAGCAGATGGCCAGGGGCGCCCGAAGCGTGGTTGTGGTGTTGGCCGACGCCACCCGAAGGCTTCCACAGGGCCCCATGCTGGAGGCCGCCCTGGAGGCCCTTGAGGGACGGGAGGTCACGCTGCTCGTCGGCGGCGGGCTACACGGCCCATCGCCGCTCGATGCGATGGGCCTGCCCGAAGAGATTCTTCGCCGCTTGCCCATACACCAGCATGATGGCAGGGACCGGCGCTCCCTCGTTGATATGGGTCTCTTGGGTTCGACCCCGGGTCTCGACCTCTCGTGGGTGGCCTCCCAGGTCGGCTTGGGGTTGAAGGACGCCTGGCGTAGGCCGACGGCCAGGGGTCTCGCCGGGCGCCTATCCCGGGGGCTGCTCGCGATCCGGGCGGCGGCGCCGAACCGCCTCTCGATCAACCGGCTCTGCGCCGAGGCTGACCTCATCGTCGCCCTGGGACAGATTACGCCCCACTTCCTAACCGGATACTCCGGCGGCATCAAGGCCGTCGTGCCCGGTGCCGCGGGCCGCTCGACCATTGTGGGAAACCACCTGAAGATTCTTCACGCCTCTGCCAGAGCGGGCCTCGTGGAGGGCAACGTCGTTCGGGCCGAGCTTGAAAGGTCGGTCTCGCTTCTTCCGCCCATCTTCATTGTCAATGTCGTCCCGGCTGCCGATGGGCAGCCGGCCTCCTTCGTAGCCGGCCACCCCGTGGGCGCCCACCGCGCCGGTGTGGAGATCGCCCGCTCCATCTACGAGGTCGAAACGCCCCGGGCCGAAGCGGTGATCGTCGGAGCCTCTCACCCGAGGACCATCAATCTCTTCCAGCTTTTGAAGGTTCTTCCGGCGGCGGCGCGCGTCGTGAGGCCCGGCGGAGGGATCTGTGTCGCTGGGCCCTGCCCGGCTGGCCTCGGGGCCAAAACGCTCCTTCGCCAGATCTTGTTTCCCTGCTATATGGACGCCCTACTTCCGCCGGGCGTGGAGCTTACGTTGTTGTCGGGCGTTCCCCCGAGGGTGGCTGCGGCCGCCACACCGTTCAGGTCCGTGGCCAGCCTCGACGAGGCTGTGGGCCGCCTCAGGGGCCGGGCCGGGCCCGAGGGGCTCCTGGCCGTCATGGACGGCTCGGGCCCCATCGTCCCGCTCACTGACGGCGCACGCCGGGAGGGATGA
- a CDS encoding inositol monophosphatase produces MKHFGQPVRTTHKGAIDLVTEMDTASERLIFEALQGAFGDDGLLSEEAPPEHLERPRRWIIDPLDGTTNYAHAIPIFAVSIALEVDGALVVGVIEDPVHGETFTATSGGGAFLNGEAIRVSDVTELAEAFLATGFPYDIHTASVTNLDHFEHFARRALAIRRPGAAAIDLAHTASGRYDGFWELKLKPWDVAAGALLVEEAGGRVSTFNGEPLDIYKSEILASNDLLHEAMMEVLSLGRRPSEEG; encoded by the coding sequence ATGAAGCACTTCGGCCAACCCGTCCGCACCACCCACAAGGGGGCAATCGACCTCGTCACGGAGATGGACACCGCCTCGGAGCGGCTCATCTTCGAGGCCCTCCAGGGCGCATTCGGCGACGATGGGTTGCTCTCCGAAGAGGCCCCGCCTGAGCATCTCGAGCGCCCAAGGCGCTGGATAATCGATCCTCTCGACGGGACGACCAACTACGCCCACGCTATTCCCATCTTTGCCGTCTCGATCGCCCTCGAGGTGGACGGGGCCCTCGTTGTCGGCGTGATCGAGGATCCCGTCCACGGCGAGACCTTCACCGCCACCTCCGGCGGCGGGGCTTTCTTGAACGGCGAGGCGATCCGCGTCTCCGATGTGACAGAGCTCGCCGAGGCGTTCCTGGCGACCGGATTTCCCTACGACATCCACACCGCCTCGGTCACCAACCTCGACCACTTCGAGCACTTCGCCCGGCGGGCGCTGGCAATCCGCCGGCCCGGTGCAGCTGCCATCGATCTGGCCCACACGGCCAGCGGCCGCTACGACGGCTTCTGGGAGCTGAAGCTCAAGCCCTGGGACGTGGCTGCGGGAGCCCTCCTCGTTGAGGAGGCAGGCGGCCGGGTGAGCACCTTCAACGGCGAGCCCCTCGACATCTACAAATCAGAGATTTTGGCGTCCAACGACCTGCTGCACGAAGCCATGATGGAGGTCCTCAGCCTCGGCCGAAGGCCCTCGGAAGAGGGTTGA